A genome region from Anastrepha ludens isolate Willacy chromosome 3, idAnaLude1.1, whole genome shotgun sequence includes the following:
- the LOC128859269 gene encoding uncharacterized protein LOC128859269, producing the protein MFCSRQSAFLQIGLLCTGALVLLLLHGTITEAYSGLIAPDPDNPGKCVYRGDELKLGVNVGIAPCQRLTCHENGSIHIEGCGKLRIESCNNGERIHADKPFPECCKLRYKCKKPDGTPYYIERDAFASEQQNKLRR; encoded by the exons ATGTTTTGTTCGCGGCAAAGCGCGTTTCTACAAATTGGTCTGCTATGTACCGGCGCTCTagtgttgttgcttttacatGGCACCATCACTGAGGCCTATTCCGGTCTAATAGCACCTGATCCAG ATAATCCTGGCAAATGTGTCTATCGCGGCGATGAACTGAAATTGGGAGTAAATGTGGGCATTGCTCCCTGCCAGCGTCTCACTTGCCATGAGAATGGTTCCATACACATTGAGGG TTGTGGGAAATTGCGCATCGAGAGCTGCAATAATGGGGAGCGCATCCATGCGGACAAACCATTCCCGGAATGTTGCAAGTTGCGTTACAAATGCAAGAAACCTGATGGCACGCCTTACTACATTGAGCGCGATGCATTCGCTAGCGAGCAGCAGAACAAGCTGAGACGTTGA